CCTTGAagaactccccccccccctctctctctctctctctctctctctctctcaccctctcttgccaaaataaaaatatgaaaatcttCCAGGGCCAAAGGTGTggctaaaaaaaagtattgagtTATGGAAAGTTATCCAAGTTCATTAATTAAAGCAGGGATGGAAGATTTCTGCAATAAATTGTCAAATATTAGCAAGAATACCTTCTGTTCAGATGGCAAAGGCAAAGGCAATATAGGTTCTTGAACTTCTGCTGTTGATTGTGATAATTCTGGTGATAACACTTGCACAACCTCAACGTCCCTCTGAGCTGTTTGTGAAGGCTGAGATGAAGACACTGCAGTAGGGCCAGGCTGCAAAAGCTGGCCTGGGGTTACCAAGGAGGGAGTTGCTCCCTCATTCAGAATTGAACTTGATGTTCCAGATACGGAGGTTACAGACTCAGACACACTTATAAATGGCATCACGGGACTAGGGACTGTTTTAGGCTTGTCAGGGACTGATGATAAAATGGCAGTTTTTTCCAAAACAGTAGTCAATGGAGATACCAATGGCAAGCTGGTGCTCAGAGTAGCAGTAGAAAGAGATTGTGTAGAAGCCTTATTAGTAATCAAACTTGATGAATCTGAAACTATTGCAGAAGATGGAGCAGGAAGTATAGAAGACTGCAAATTCAGGGTGCCACTGCTAAGGGGTGGCAACAAAGGAGAGGGTGACTCAGACAAAGATGAAGCTGACAAGTTGGAAGATCCAGAAGGCAAAGATGCACTCATAACAGGATATTGCATAGTCTGCTGCATGGAAGGTGCCATTGACAAGCCAGGTGGGGGTCGAAGCAAAGATTGCTGTTGGGCTTGAAACCCATTTGGGGACCCATAATATCCTTGCCAATACATTGGCATAGCAAGCCCAGTAACATTTGTggttggaggaggaggaggtgacGAACCCCATGACCCTAAACTTCCACTGGGTTGATATAAAGTTCCACTGGGCTGATATAAAGGAAGACTTCCTTGAAATGTCGGCCTAGGAAGACCCATTTGTGAAGTATGGGCACTAAGATCTGGAATAGAACCAGCACCAGGAGGAGGTAAACTGGTAGATGCTGTTGCTGCTTGAGGATAATGAGACTGCATGAGGAAAAAGATGAAGGTCAGTTAAGTAGTACTGCATCAAACATGGATACTCAGGCCTGAGAGATAACCAAATTAGAGTTATATTAGCTCTTCCAATCTGGTGACATTTCACATTTCAAATGCAGCctattttatttgcttttacCTGTATAATTGCAGGATCATGGTGTATAGGTGTTGTCTGAACTGGTGGTGGTGGGGAAGATTTGACCTGCAAATCCTGTAACCAGATGCACAAAAGACTGCATTCTGAGACtattcaacaacaataataagCTGACCTGAGATAAGTATGAACTGTAccatacaaaaattttcacttgGAAAGGAAAACAAGACCAGTTTGCAATGCAGATAAACTTTCAATCTATATTGCTCGATCACAGATGTTCCTGGATGATGTCATTGCAATTCAGGCCAGAAATAAACTACTCCCTCCATCTCTAAACAATAGTCCTACTTGAAAATGCACTAAGGGAGTGTCCTAAGAGCTCCCCCCCCGCCCaccatattattttattttcccaaCATTGTCCTTCATTTTAACattgaaaagtaaaaatatataaaaattatatttttttgtaataaatacAATTGACAAAGGCTATTATGGGAAGTGTAAAAACAATTCTGAACTTTCTAGAAATGAACTATTAGTATTCAAAGTCTattaaatattctaaaaatcaaaaacaCTAATTGCACCAAAATTTAACTGCagcaaacaataattaaaatctgtagggggggggggggggggggattcaGTCTGCAGTTtggtattttcaaaaaaaaatccacaaacaACCATACAGAGGTCAAATGTCTTTAATCTCAGTTTGCACAAAATGGTTTCCTGCAAACTAACTTTGGCTTTAATGTTGACACACATGGAAGCTCTATCACTTGAGCTTtcttgtttcttaatacatgcGGCCAACCCTAGTAAGTTTGCTGAGCATCCATAGCCAACCAAAAAGTTTTGAGACAAAGGCTTGGCTGTTATTGctcttcttgttgttgttgttgttcacATGCATGGAAGAAATTCGAGTCAATATAaggcccaattttttttattttcaaagcaAAATTACCAAATATGTGCAAGTAtcaaaaaatgatttgaagCATAAAATACAATCTTTCACATGTAATCTAGTTGACAATGATTTTGTTTCTTACCACAATTCTGGTTACAAGAATGATGAAGAAAGAATAATTCCAACAAATGAGACACCACTCTTTCCAACCAaacattttaaaacaaaaacaacaacaataagaaTAATGATATACGCAAGTTGTATTGTACTTATTTCATCTAAGTTCGAAGCTTTAGCATGTCTCCAGCAGAGCCACTTAAAATCTGAGATCTGCAAGTATTAATAAATGTTTTGAAGCATAAATTACAATCTTGCGCATAAAGTCCAGCTGACAATGCAATTGTTGTTTACCACCATTCTGGTTACCAGAATGATGGAGAAAGGAACAATTCCAGCAAAAAAGACATCACTCTTTCCAACCACACATGTTACAACAACgacaaaaacaataacaatgaTAATAACATAAGTATGTTGTTTTGTAATTATTTCATCTTAGTCTGAAGCTTTAGCATGTCATCCCTTAGAGCCACTTACAATCTAAATTTCAGACTCTACCCTGTAATCATAATCAACTTCCATAGCCTCAGTTGTTCACTAGCAAATAGCCATTGCTTTATCAATATGCAAAGCACATAAATTTCACTATCAATATTCTCCACACCTTGATGTCACTTCCTCGAAAGAGGATGTACTCGTAAACTTTATCACTTGGAAGAACTTGAGGACCATCCTTTTTTCGTCCTTCTGTTCCGAATGATCTCACTGCAAATTCAATGAATATAAATCATAAAATGCAAATATGCTTCTTGAAAAACATAGCAGTTATTAAAAATTCCACATTTGGTGCATACTCTATACAAGCCGGCCTTGCAAGCTACTATATACCATATTTGGAGGGATAGGAATGAAAGGGGTCCCAAATGGATGGTAAAAAGAGAAGAGGTTTTGCTGAAGGCAATTTGCTTTAATGTCAGAGTCAGACTCTGTAGCAAGATCTAAGATGAATAATTCTCTTCAGAACCATGTTCCGTGCAGGCTGTCGAAGCTTCCTTATTCTATTTTGAGTTCATATTTAGTCTGTTTCGCAGCACAATGCTGCATTTTCTGTGTTGAGTTATTACGTTGCCTTGTTTTGTAAGTTGCTTTGTGTTCTCAGTTTTAGTTTGTGTGCAGCATAGAGGctagtttctttgtttttatgtaCCTACTATGCAGGGTTCCTACTGGTTAAATAAATGtcttattcatcaaaaaaaaaatatacaaaatacaCATTCCACATTTAACTCATCAATATACATACATACTTATACAAAAATACTGCAATCTATATATCCATAACAAAGCAACAAAAACCCATCACAGAACTTAAAACCCCCaaccacaaaacccaaaataacaCAGACCCAGCTAGCAAAATCCTCCATTTTTTCTTCAACATGTATAAATTATATGAAATTCATTTTAGACATACCATTTCTCAAGCCGATGCTGGATTCGTCAGTATTGATGTTAAAGAGAACGCCTTCATAGCGAATCTCGGACTTGGAAGTCAAGCTAATAAGGCTGCCGATATAAGAATCGGCGGACCCACTTGAAGATCTGGGAGCTTCtgctgttgttgctgctgctgctgctgctgatgcCATGGCCTTTGCTATGACTGATTTAaggtttgggttttctttttctcgaGTAACAGAGAGAACAAAGGAAGCAAGAATATCACAACCCTACCCTACTGATTGGTATTCACTATTCACTATTCAGGGCAAGTGGCCCAAACAGaccgtttttctttttctttttcttttttttttctttttacttttggaaaaaatttgttttacttttctcttttttttttaatactgtTGCCATTTGCCAATGACATGTGAATAATTGATGgaagaaaaacaataaatgaGTGAATAATTACTAGGCGGACACTGCAATGTTTATTTCTCTCATTCTCATTGAGCAgaaaaagtttgattttaaaCATGTTTGGAGTCTTGCACTCCAACaactagaaaaataatattagatCCATTTAACCCAACTAACTAAGTAAATTACGTATATTTCATATGAAGAGAAATATGTCATCTTCTTATTGGTAGTTGAAGCCAAACGTTGTCTTAGTTGAGCACCTAACAATTTTCCTAAATGAATATGGAAAGGAGTTTCCCCTAAACAACCAAAGAGATTCTTACGTGAATCCTCTCATAACATGTGAGTCCAAACATGAATACATGATGTGAGAGGAGATCTCATAAGATCATCTAATAAGATactctttccttaaaaaaaaaaaatcctatgtCATAAACACAGTTCTAAtaacaattttaatatattttaacaacATATGAATCACCATATGATGATTCAAGAATATGGCACAAAGTACGTTTAAATTAActtaattagaaaataattgAGGAGTAGACATTATAACATTATAAGTTTAAATCCtattgcaactttttttttaaagtttcattaCACATTGAATCCTCAACATTTGCCCATATTTTCAAAATGGTCCTCATCctttaaaatgtttcatttttgtccttatacttttaagtttatgtaaaaaatgacccttttattaactcttgttttgattttcaatatttcaaaatagatataaaagaagcaaacaatatatttgaaaattttaataatgaatCTCTTCCTCCctttatttatatcaaaattcaTGGGATTTTGCTGAATAATTGGGACTCAAAATCAAAGTAAGAGTTAAGAGTAAGGAACTTTCTTACATAACTTAAAAGTATaaggaataaaaagaaaacaattcaAAGAATAGTGACCATTTTGAAACATGAGATAAAGTTTGAggattaaaattgaaattaaacacaaaaaaaaaattgacatttctCAAAACCcatttgattgaaaatctttATCAAATGAGGTTTTAggaattatgtttttatttttcttttaaaagaatAATGTATTCTCTGTTCATTTAATTTGAAATGAagagtattatttttttcatgaatatttatttattttctatgattttttttattggtgtgtAAGTTACTCAAAGtctagaaattttaattttactttttacttcGATGTTATTAAGGAAGGAGTGGTTACTCGTGCTAAAACTCATTAGTAATGTTTTTTCATGTATACATGACATCAAGTCATTTAAAATGCTATTTCTTACTTATGAATTGTACATGATACTATTGTATCTACATTCTTAAATTccccaaatttttaatttttactcaaAATGTCTCTtctaagattaaaaaataaatggatatGATTAAATACATGTGCATGAATCCATGACCCGAACATCATAAAATGAGTCTCAAGGTGATGACTGGCTAATATTCTTAAACCTTATattaaagatttttatatttagacCCACCACTTGATATTTTTAAGgcacaaaaacaagaaaatcaggaaaataaataaaatacatcttTATTCCattaagaatttaaaattacatGATAATAGAATGCATAATAGAAACTTACAAAACTTTTTCTCCTAGttataacatatataaaattacatGACCTTATTTCCAAGTTGCATTCTAAAGTCGTAAAAGTACATTGAAAAGTATAGTCTTAAATTAATCTAAGATCATAGTGTAGATTACGTGATGAAAAGATGTTAAGCACCAACTTACCCGACCTAGCGTCGATCTTCTGGGAAATAAAGACCCTTTCAAGTCACATTACACAATTTATCCAAACATTTCAGAGTATAAAAAcactacttaaaaaaaaaaaaaaaagcattcatGTGAAATATGAAATAAAGATCTCGATAGGTTATATTCCATGTGAGTTATAAAATAGCATTCAAGGATGATCAACACATATTTTCAGCAAATCACAAGCCATGTGATTCATTTGCATGCATGCTGAAAGTTGAtattatgttattatttatgtgaGCATGGGAATTTCGATTTATTTACATGAGCATGCCAtcaatcaaataattaaaaatcagATTTTGGTTATTTCATCATTACATGTGAATcatattattcattttaaatCATGCAAACATGCGAATCATTCAAATcatcatatttaaattttgaacccCTAATCAAAGAAACATGATATATTCATTTGCTTTAACtcatgtcatcaaataaattcatattagtgcatgaaatttaaacaaaagtaaaattgcTATACTTGCATGCACACCTCTAAAAATGACGAAACCAATGGATGATCCTCACATATTCTAGTCTTCGTTCATTCAAAAGGTACAACCACTCATTTCCTCAGTTTACCATAGATCTCCACATTGTTTCCAAAGAGAAAATTATGCCTTTGTTTTTCCTTATTAATAGTTGTGGAAAATGAAGGTTACTTTAAATAGAAAATGCAATACTTGAGTATGCTCTAGGTGCAAACTATGTGTGCGCCTCTTAAAGAGACACACAACTAGTTTGAGCCTCATCGTTCAACCTTCATTGACAACTACAATGTGTGCTTTTGGCCAGTTTTTCTGATTTCTAGGTCCTTCTTTTGCATACACAGTTGAAGACCTTCTTAAACTACAAtttgagagtgtttttttttttttatgtcattgGAAAGTTTGTGTTTCCTACTTTCCAAAGACACCAAATACGAGTCATTTGGAGTTGTGGTCATATTGTACAAATGGGCAGTTGGATtatttaagttaaaattttcCAATGTTGATTTTTGTCCATT
This genomic stretch from Castanea sativa cultivar Marrone di Chiusa Pesio chromosome 1, ASM4071231v1 harbors:
- the LOC142615928 gene encoding protein decapping 5-like; the protein is MASAAAAAATTAEAPRSSSGSADSYIGSLISLTSKSEIRYEGVLFNINTDESSIGLRNVRSFGTEGRKKDGPQVLPSDKVYEYILFRGSDIKDLQVKSSPPPPVQTTPIHHDPAIIQSHYPQAATASTSLPPPGAGSIPDLSAHTSQMGLPRPTFQGSLPLYQPSGTLYQPSGSLGSWGSSPPPPPTTNVTGLAMPMYWQGYYGSPNGFQAQQQSLLRPPPGLSMAPSMQQTMQYPVMSASLPSGSSNLSASSLSESPSPLLPPLSSGTLNLQSSILPAPSSAIVSDSSSLITNKASTQSLSTATLSTSLPLVSPLTTVLEKTAILSSVPDKPKTVPSPVMPFISVSESVTSVSGTSSSILNEGATPSLVTPGQLLQPGPTAVSSSQPSQTAQRDVEVVQVLSPELSQSTAEVQEPILPLPLPSEQKLRGAPTYHHTNRGGRERGRGNGISRPVTRFTEEFDFTAMNEKFNKDEVWGDLGKSNKAQEDADNLEDEDNGGETNNEAKPVYVKDDFFDSLSCDALDRGSRNGRTKFSEQLRKDSETFGYMPRHWGNRGGRGAGRGGRSRGGYYGRGYGNVGRGRGYIYSSRDT